In one Dreissena polymorpha isolate Duluth1 chromosome 7, UMN_Dpol_1.0, whole genome shotgun sequence genomic region, the following are encoded:
- the LOC127837042 gene encoding uncharacterized protein LOC127837042 isoform X4 — MEKAGETGSNQVSNKATADDKSSAAQFFESNSNMGKIEAQESEDVKTQKQNMEIIRRILERFNLEECKRKYETQNVVEYTLDPNDFAYDCSLSTTRVRQRLCDLMGTDVIRLNDKRYFQKLSERLQDEYETIMDKQEEARAASEEQRIRRLMLEGVIDAPNDYRAVVHGTHHKPQTKKKLKSGKRHSSARSHREATGSAGSDEEGQTKTKKEEVETQVGLMSGSRPGSHKSSLRMRASNENARTPSRRVFIDDKENDRAQQQQQQQQTSNEMHARPPHHENVLRSPSACGTHRKERRVQSAAPRLTRRENGRTSPGESESDGEVNDGVGSGDRPFDTQSLPDRNAHRMYSKYSVYEPERVSRLRGAETVEGLYAIAEEIVSPVRARDDTDRKVVRVPKQKKMTTSLS; from the exons ATGGAGAAAGCCGGGGAAACCGGAAGTAACCAAGTTTCTAATAAAGCAACTGCAGATGACAAATCAAGCGCGGCGCAATTTTTCGAATCGAATTCAAACATGGGAAAAATTGAGGCACAGGAAAGTGAGGACGTGAAAACTCAAAAGCAGAATATGGAAATTATCAGGCGTATTCTGGAGAGGTTTAATTTGGAGGAGTGTAAGCGGAAATATGAAACTCAGAACGTGGTGGAGTATACGTTAGATCCGAATGATTTCGCTTACGACTG CTCCCTGTCAACGACGCGCGTGCGACAGCGTCTATGTGACCTCATGGGGACTGACGTCATCAGGCTGAACGACAAACGATATTTCCAGAAGCTTTCCGAGCGATTGCAGGATGAATATGAG ACGATTATGGACAAACAGGAAGAGGCGCGCGCAGCCTCGGAGGAACAGCGTATCCGGCGCCTGATGCTCGAGGGAGTGATAGACGCTCCCAATGACTACCGCGCAGTAGTACACGGCACACACCACAAACCGCAGACGAAAAAGAAACTGAAGTCAGGAAAACGACAC TCGTCTGCTCGCTCACACCGCGAGGCGACGGGATCTGCAGGATCAGACGAGGAGGGACAGACGAAAACTAAGAAAGAG GAAGTGGAAACCCAGGTTGGCTTGATGTCCGGTTCCAGGCCTGGTTCCCACAAGTCCTCGCTGCGCATGCGCGCCTCAAACGAAAATGCACGAACGCCATCGAGACGAGTCTTTATCGACGACAAAGAAAACGACCGCgcgcaacaacaacaacaacaacagcaaacttCAAATGAA ATGCATGCGCGTCCTCCTCATCACGAAAACGTTTTACGGAGTCCGTCGGCCTGCGGTACTCATCGGAAGGAGCGGCGGGTGCAGTCGGCAGCACCGCGCCTAACTCGACGAGAGAACGGAAGGACGTCGCCGGGAGAATCTGAA TCCGATGGAGAGGTTAATGACGGAGTTGGGTCGGGGGATAGGCCATTCGACACCCAGAGTCTTCCGGACCGGAACGCCCACCGGATGTACTCAAAATACTCCGTATACGAGCCGGAAAGGGTGTCCAGACTTCGCGGGGCCGAG ACGGTAGAAGGCCTATATGCCATCGCGGAAGAAATAGTTTCACCCGTGCGAGCGCGTGATGACACAGACCGAAAAGTAGTTCGCGTtccaaaacaaaagaaaatgacTACGTCGTTGTcctaa